Proteins co-encoded in one Kribbella qitaiheensis genomic window:
- a CDS encoding tetratricopeptide repeat protein produces the protein MVVALHGPGGIGKSTLAIRAAHAVTDRFPDGQLYVDLQGSSPGLEPLTTADVLGRFLRARAPEADLPTDEGELAARFRTELAGRRMLLLLDNAAGIKQLMPLLPASSSCAVLITSRQQLTTLPAVHIAAIPLDTAQAIELLVLLAGSDRVLAESDAAAEVARWCGYSPLALRIVGARLAGSPDLAISTLARRLRAGHWRDLEVDDMSVRSSFDVSYAELVEQDGTAHPDAARAFRLIGLLQVPELTPPVVAALLSAPVDEAEAILGQLRDLHLVESTGSAGRYRMHDLLRLYSRDLARQFDSQEDRDTAVRRAHEWYLAAIAEVSRVISGNRFNVDGIEVRVLALDSPADAVDWLDAELPNILALAGQGADLPGLLGGSLIRLVPMLANILQKRGRWHEAETLTTLAAETANQLGDGLAESGILASLSACDWRAGRLVEAEKNLQRSLVLRRATGDPVAESRALHNLGWLYQRAGRLPEAIENYELSLEVLAESGPAIWLGMALHNLGEAYFEAHDYLRAEDYLERALPIRRAENDASGRCLTLVALGRTYGQRGRYDEALAMLSEGVLCCREVGNREDEWVALLVRTEFLLRMGRPEEAEPVIGQVLAITRRLQNDYGEAAAQRQLAKALAALGRTEEAESASQRAKALFANRSSADDGLLEDFFTNPPTPPQ, from the coding sequence GTGGTGGTTGCTCTCCATGGACCTGGCGGCATCGGCAAGTCCACCCTCGCGATCCGTGCTGCCCACGCGGTCACCGACCGGTTCCCCGATGGGCAGCTTTATGTGGACCTTCAGGGCTCGAGTCCGGGGCTGGAGCCGCTCACGACGGCGGACGTGCTCGGCCGGTTCCTCCGTGCGAGGGCGCCGGAAGCAGATCTGCCGACCGACGAAGGCGAGCTCGCCGCTCGGTTCCGGACCGAGCTGGCCGGTCGTCGGATGCTGCTTCTGCTCGACAACGCTGCCGGGATCAAGCAGTTGATGCCGCTGCTCCCGGCCAGCTCGTCGTGCGCAGTACTGATTACTAGTCGGCAGCAACTGACAACACTGCCCGCTGTCCACATCGCAGCCATACCGCTGGACACCGCCCAGGCCATCGAGTTGCTGGTGTTGCTCGCCGGCAGCGACCGAGTGCTGGCCGAGTCCGACGCCGCGGCGGAGGTCGCCCGCTGGTGTGGATACAGCCCGCTGGCCCTCCGCATCGTGGGAGCCCGATTGGCAGGCAGCCCCGACCTCGCGATCTCGACCCTCGCCCGGCGCTTGCGGGCCGGCCATTGGCGGGATCTGGAGGTCGACGACATGTCGGTGCGATCTTCCTTTGATGTCAGTTATGCCGAGCTCGTCGAGCAGGACGGCACCGCGCACCCCGATGCGGCGAGGGCCTTCCGGCTGATCGGTTTGCTCCAGGTTCCCGAGCTCACGCCGCCGGTGGTCGCTGCGTTGCTCTCGGCACCTGTCGACGAGGCCGAGGCGATCCTCGGGCAACTGCGCGATCTGCACCTGGTCGAGTCCACCGGTAGCGCCGGTCGATACCGGATGCATGACCTGCTGCGGTTGTACAGCCGCGACCTGGCTCGCCAGTTCGACAGTCAGGAGGATCGCGACACCGCAGTACGGCGTGCTCATGAGTGGTATCTGGCCGCGATCGCCGAGGTGAGCCGGGTGATCAGCGGCAACCGCTTCAACGTCGACGGCATCGAGGTCCGGGTGCTGGCCCTGGACTCACCGGCCGACGCGGTCGACTGGCTGGATGCGGAATTGCCGAACATCCTCGCTCTGGCCGGGCAGGGCGCCGACCTACCGGGGCTTCTCGGTGGATCCCTGATCCGCCTGGTGCCGATGCTGGCGAACATCCTGCAGAAGCGCGGCCGCTGGCACGAGGCGGAGACACTGACCACGCTCGCCGCGGAGACGGCCAATCAGCTGGGTGACGGGCTGGCGGAATCCGGCATTCTGGCGAGCCTGTCGGCCTGCGACTGGCGGGCCGGGCGGCTGGTCGAGGCCGAGAAGAACCTCCAGCGCTCGCTCGTACTGCGCCGGGCGACTGGTGACCCTGTCGCTGAAAGCCGGGCCCTGCACAATCTCGGCTGGCTCTATCAACGAGCGGGCCGGCTGCCGGAGGCGATCGAGAACTACGAACTCAGCCTCGAGGTACTGGCCGAGAGCGGACCGGCGATCTGGCTCGGGATGGCGCTGCACAATCTGGGCGAGGCTTACTTCGAGGCGCACGACTATCTTCGAGCGGAAGATTACTTGGAACGCGCGCTGCCGATCCGCCGCGCTGAGAACGACGCTTCTGGTCGGTGCCTCACCTTGGTGGCGCTCGGGCGTACTTACGGTCAACGAGGCCGGTACGACGAGGCGCTGGCGATGCTCAGCGAGGGGGTCCTGTGTTGCCGGGAGGTCGGCAACCGCGAGGACGAGTGGGTCGCTTTGCTGGTGAGGACCGAGTTCTTGTTGCGGATGGGCCGGCCGGAGGAAGCCGAGCCGGTGATCGGCCAAGTGCTGGCCATCACCAGGCGCCTGCAGAACGACTACGGCGAGGCCGCAGCGCAGCGGCAACTGGCCAAGGCCCTCGCGGCACTTGGCCGGACCGAGGAAGCCGAATCGGCTTCGCAACGAGCCAAGGCTCTCTTTGCCAACCGTTCCTCCGCCGACGACGGCCTACTCGAAGACTTCTTCACCAACCCGCCAACCCCACCGCAGTAG
- a CDS encoding branched-chain amino acid ABC transporter substrate-binding protein codes for MGGTVQQRSVVRVGASLIVASLALTACGSRSNNDNGGSTGSTTKTAKIGVIAPLSGDLSALGLGIQHSVELAVKQANDSNAIPGWKLEVDAKDDEGKTDPGKNAATSLAGDPAVIGVVGTLNTSVAQQVQPVLAPKNIVQVSPANTGPGLTQGAQWQSDPKRPYATYFRTCTTDAVQGPFAARYLYETAKITKVATIHDKKAYGQGLVGTFTEEFKKLGGQVVSAQTINPDDANFQAVVSAIKPSAPQALYYGGEYPKAGPLSQQMKAAGLNIPLMGGDGIFDPKYIQLGGKTSDGDLATSVGAPVEALDSAKKFVADYNAAGYKEPYAAYGGYSFDAANSIINALKVSLKDAKDVESARKATVDAMASVSFDGVTGKVAFDQYGDTTSKVLTVYKVAAGKWATVETKDFATK; via the coding sequence ATGGGAGGAACAGTGCAGCAGCGTTCCGTAGTACGGGTCGGCGCGTCGCTGATCGTTGCGTCGTTGGCTCTGACTGCTTGCGGTTCACGCAGCAACAACGACAACGGCGGCAGCACGGGTTCGACCACCAAGACCGCCAAGATCGGTGTGATCGCACCCTTGTCGGGCGACCTGTCCGCACTTGGGCTGGGTATCCAGCACTCGGTGGAACTGGCCGTCAAGCAGGCCAACGACTCGAACGCGATCCCGGGCTGGAAGCTCGAGGTCGACGCCAAGGACGACGAGGGCAAGACGGACCCGGGCAAGAACGCCGCGACCTCGCTCGCCGGCGACCCCGCTGTCATCGGCGTGGTCGGCACGCTGAACACCAGCGTCGCCCAGCAGGTCCAGCCGGTCCTCGCGCCGAAGAACATCGTCCAGGTCTCGCCGGCCAACACCGGCCCCGGCCTGACCCAGGGCGCCCAGTGGCAGAGCGACCCCAAGCGGCCGTACGCGACGTACTTCCGTACCTGCACCACGGACGCGGTCCAGGGCCCGTTCGCGGCCCGGTACCTGTACGAGACCGCGAAGATCACCAAGGTCGCCACGATCCACGACAAGAAGGCCTACGGCCAGGGTCTGGTCGGCACCTTCACCGAGGAGTTCAAGAAGCTCGGCGGTCAGGTCGTCTCGGCCCAGACCATCAACCCGGACGACGCGAACTTCCAGGCCGTCGTCTCGGCGATCAAGCCGTCGGCGCCGCAGGCGCTGTACTACGGTGGCGAGTACCCGAAGGCCGGTCCGCTCTCGCAGCAGATGAAGGCCGCCGGCCTGAACATCCCGCTGATGGGTGGAGACGGCATCTTCGACCCGAAGTACATCCAGCTCGGTGGCAAGACCAGCGACGGTGACCTGGCGACCTCGGTCGGCGCACCGGTCGAGGCGCTGGATTCGGCCAAGAAGTTCGTCGCCGACTACAACGCGGCGGGCTACAAGGAGCCCTACGCGGCGTACGGCGGCTACTCCTTCGACGCGGCGAACTCGATCATCAACGCGCTGAAGGTCTCGCTGAAGGACGCCAAGGATGTCGAGTCCGCGCGTAAGGCGACGGTCGACGCGATGGCTTCGGTGTCGTTCGACGGTGTCACCGGCAAGGTCGCGTTCGACCAGTACGGCGACACGACGTCCAAGGTGCTGACGGTCTACAAGGTCGCCGCCGGCAAGTGGGCGACGGTGGAGACCAAGGACTTCGCCACCAAGTAG
- a CDS encoding branched-chain amino acid ABC transporter permease, giving the protein MDQFFQQLVNGLTLGSLYALIAVGYTVVYGIVQLINFAHGEVFMIGAFGALSTYLLFFDGHTSVWILPVMIVGAMAASVGTAVLMERVAYRPLRNAPRLAPLITAIGISVFLQEFIRLLYDRPGWAVLAMAGLTLFAAYLLGARFTKVPLDHPITKWRDRAPLLAATVFALAVWALLRLAERDLSIVITLAAIVGGLIVGTAAGLLFAVGVTGTDRAKALLQPIAVVAVATGVLMELGWLIFKEIIAKVEWPSAKQLIPFPQIDVVTGKAIEIGNVTIQRSAVFTIFALAVCAALLWFFINRTRLGRGMQAVSQDPDTARLMGINVDRIIVVAFALGAVLAAIAGVSQGLQNNNIDFRMGFLAGLKAFTAAVLGGIGNIQGAVVGGLVLGVVEAMATQYVPGQFGGGSWKDVWAFVLLILVLVFRPQGLLGARVVDRA; this is encoded by the coding sequence GTGGACCAGTTCTTCCAGCAGCTCGTGAACGGGCTGACCCTGGGATCGCTGTACGCCCTGATCGCCGTCGGGTACACCGTCGTCTACGGCATCGTGCAGCTCATCAACTTCGCCCATGGCGAGGTTTTCATGATCGGTGCGTTCGGCGCACTGAGTACTTATCTTTTGTTCTTCGACGGTCATACCTCGGTCTGGATCCTGCCGGTGATGATCGTCGGTGCGATGGCCGCGTCCGTCGGGACCGCGGTGCTGATGGAACGTGTCGCGTATCGTCCCCTGCGGAACGCGCCACGCCTCGCACCGCTGATCACCGCGATCGGTATCTCGGTGTTCCTGCAGGAGTTCATCCGGCTCCTGTACGACCGCCCGGGCTGGGCGGTGCTCGCGATGGCCGGGCTCACGCTGTTCGCCGCCTACCTGCTCGGCGCGCGGTTCACCAAGGTGCCGCTCGATCACCCGATCACCAAGTGGCGCGACCGCGCTCCGTTGCTGGCGGCAACTGTATTCGCGCTGGCGGTCTGGGCGCTGCTCCGGCTGGCCGAGCGGGACCTGTCGATCGTGATCACGCTGGCGGCGATCGTCGGTGGCCTGATCGTCGGTACTGCGGCCGGGTTGCTGTTCGCTGTCGGGGTGACCGGTACGGACCGGGCCAAGGCGCTGCTGCAGCCGATCGCGGTGGTGGCAGTCGCCACCGGCGTACTGATGGAGCTCGGCTGGCTGATCTTCAAGGAGATCATCGCCAAGGTCGAGTGGCCGAGCGCCAAGCAGCTCATTCCGTTCCCGCAGATCGATGTGGTGACCGGGAAGGCGATCGAGATCGGCAACGTCACCATCCAGCGGTCCGCCGTCTTCACGATTTTCGCGCTGGCGGTCTGTGCGGCGCTGCTCTGGTTCTTCATCAACCGGACCAGGCTTGGCCGCGGTATGCAGGCGGTCTCGCAGGATCCTGACACCGCCCGCCTGATGGGTATCAACGTCGACCGCATCATCGTGGTCGCCTTCGCGCTCGGTGCCGTTCTGGCCGCGATCGCGGGTGTCTCGCAAGGGCTGCAGAACAACAACATCGACTTCCGGATGGGCTTCCTGGCCGGTCTGAAGGCGTTCACCGCGGCCGTGCTCGGTGGTATCGGCAACATCCAGGGCGCCGTCGTCGGTGGCCTGGTGCTTGGTGTCGTCGAGGCGATGGCCACGCAGTACGTTCCGGGGCAGTTCGGCGGTGGTTCCTGGAAGGACGTCTGGGCCTTCGTCCTGCTGATCCTGGTGCTGGTCTTCAGGCCGCAGGGTCTGCTCGGAGCAAGGGTGGTGGACCGCGCATGA
- a CDS encoding branched-chain amino acid ABC transporter permease, with protein sequence MSATQTTEPQTAKSNRAAWPLAIAGVLLVIVGSFLSWSYDRSILGDLSIVGNPGGLQRLTIIGAVLALILLLAIKGPLTSRLGHWLDATLGLRAFGIGLTLYMVLVVVAIGKESDGLINVDPGAYISLVGSILLLVGSRLLPLRQLKDLSKARLAGWAEILAIAVTMAAILFGAAYALGLTDAWSFVLCLVFFALVVIVMFRTGTLSWFGHVAQRHKKVLTLAAFAVAFFFPFTQNGSDANMSIATQVLIFAATAMGLNIVVGLAGLLDLGYIAFLGSGAYVAAMLSESAFATIDWHPPFPIVVLLGACVAATLGLIIGSPTLRVSGDYLAIVTLGFGEIFRLTMFNLDGTNGPLLTNGPNGIPGIPELQIGGFNFGDPHTVAGIELGRFTNYYFLLLILIAFVILVFARLNDSRIGRGWVAIREDEKAAEAMGVNVFGLKILAFAIGAFLAGLAGTIKAHQDVAVSPDQYVFLESAFLLAAIVLGGMGTIAGVLLGATILKLLPEKLRFFSEYRLLMFGLLLVLMMRFRPEGLVASRRRQLEFHEADEALAVAIGSELVEEAK encoded by the coding sequence ATGAGCGCCACACAGACGACGGAGCCGCAGACGGCGAAATCGAACCGCGCGGCCTGGCCGCTGGCGATCGCCGGCGTACTGCTGGTGATCGTCGGTTCGTTCCTGTCCTGGAGCTACGACCGCAGCATTCTCGGTGACCTGTCGATCGTCGGTAACCCCGGTGGTCTGCAGCGACTGACCATCATCGGCGCCGTACTGGCGTTGATCCTGCTGCTGGCGATCAAGGGTCCGCTGACCAGCCGGCTCGGCCATTGGCTGGACGCGACGCTCGGTCTGCGGGCGTTCGGCATCGGCCTGACGCTCTACATGGTGCTGGTCGTGGTTGCCATCGGCAAAGAGTCCGACGGCCTGATCAACGTCGACCCGGGCGCGTACATCAGCCTGGTCGGCTCGATCCTGCTGCTGGTCGGTTCGCGGCTGCTGCCGCTGCGCCAGCTGAAGGACCTGAGCAAGGCGAGGCTGGCGGGCTGGGCCGAGATCCTGGCCATCGCGGTGACGATGGCGGCGATCTTGTTCGGCGCCGCCTACGCGCTCGGACTGACCGACGCGTGGTCGTTCGTGCTCTGCCTGGTCTTCTTCGCGCTGGTCGTCATCGTGATGTTCCGTACCGGCACGCTGAGCTGGTTCGGCCACGTCGCGCAGCGGCACAAGAAGGTGCTCACGCTGGCCGCGTTCGCGGTCGCGTTCTTCTTCCCGTTCACCCAGAACGGGTCGGACGCGAACATGTCGATCGCGACCCAGGTGCTGATCTTCGCGGCGACCGCGATGGGCCTGAACATCGTGGTCGGCCTGGCCGGTCTGCTCGACCTCGGTTACATCGCCTTCCTCGGGTCCGGCGCGTACGTCGCCGCGATGCTGTCCGAGTCGGCGTTCGCGACCATCGACTGGCACCCGCCGTTCCCGATCGTCGTACTGCTCGGTGCCTGCGTGGCGGCCACCCTTGGTCTCATCATCGGTTCGCCGACGCTGCGGGTCTCGGGTGACTACCTGGCCATCGTGACGCTGGGCTTCGGTGAGATCTTCCGGCTGACGATGTTCAACCTGGACGGCACCAACGGTCCGCTGCTGACCAACGGCCCGAACGGTATTCCCGGCATCCCCGAGCTGCAGATCGGCGGGTTCAACTTCGGTGACCCGCACACTGTGGCCGGTATCGAGCTGGGTCGCTTCACGAACTACTACTTCCTGCTGCTGATCCTGATCGCCTTCGTCATCCTGGTCTTCGCCCGGCTGAACGACAGCCGGATCGGCCGCGGCTGGGTGGCGATCCGTGAGGACGAGAAGGCCGCCGAGGCGATGGGTGTCAACGTCTTCGGACTGAAGATCCTCGCCTTCGCGATCGGCGCGTTCCTGGCCGGTCTGGCCGGCACCATCAAGGCGCACCAGGACGTTGCCGTCAGCCCCGACCAGTACGTCTTCCTGGAGTCGGCGTTCCTGCTGGCCGCGATCGTGCTCGGCGGTATGGGCACCATCGCCGGTGTGTTGCTGGGAGCAACGATCCTGAAGCTGCTGCCGGAGAAGCTGCGGTTCTTCTCGGAGTACCGGCTGTTGATGTTCGGTCTGCTGCTGGTGCTGATGATGCGGTTCCGGCCCGAGGGACTGGTCGCGAGTAGACGCAGGCAGCTGGAGTTCCACGAAGCGGACGAAGCGCTCGCCGTGGCGATCGGCAGCGAACTGGTGGAGGAGGCGAAATGA
- a CDS encoding ABC transporter ATP-binding protein — protein MTVTDAAASPARAIGQPVLEASGVTMRFGGLLAVNDVNLTVREGEIVGLIGPNGAGKTTFFNCLTGLYKPTSGQVQFAGKPLAPKPRAVVRAGMARTFQNIRLFANMTALENVMVGRYCRTSSGALTSVLRGPKFRREETATRARAQELLEFVGLGKSGEYLARNMPYGDQRRLEIARALATDPKLILLDEPTAGMNPQETRQASDLIFKIRDSGLSVVVIEHDMRFIFNLCDRVLCLVRGEALIEGTPGEVQSDPRVIEAYIGTGEDDDEDEVDVAEARVQDTTVSEQEGQS, from the coding sequence ATGACGGTCACGGATGCGGCGGCAAGCCCGGCGCGCGCGATCGGCCAGCCGGTGCTGGAGGCCTCCGGGGTGACCATGCGGTTCGGCGGTCTGCTGGCGGTCAACGACGTCAACCTGACCGTCCGCGAGGGCGAGATCGTCGGTCTGATCGGCCCGAACGGAGCCGGCAAGACGACGTTCTTCAACTGCCTTACCGGCCTCTACAAACCCACCAGCGGCCAGGTGCAGTTCGCCGGCAAGCCGTTGGCGCCGAAGCCGCGGGCGGTGGTTCGGGCCGGGATGGCGCGGACGTTCCAGAACATCCGCCTGTTCGCCAACATGACGGCGCTGGAGAACGTGATGGTCGGGCGCTACTGCCGGACCAGTTCGGGTGCGCTCACCTCGGTCCTGCGTGGTCCGAAGTTCCGGCGCGAGGAGACTGCCACCAGGGCGCGGGCCCAGGAGCTGCTCGAGTTCGTCGGGCTCGGCAAGTCGGGCGAGTACCTGGCCCGCAACATGCCGTACGGCGACCAGCGTCGGCTCGAGATCGCCCGGGCGCTGGCCACCGACCCGAAGCTCATCCTGCTGGACGAGCCGACGGCCGGGATGAACCCGCAGGAGACCAGGCAGGCCAGCGACCTGATCTTCAAGATCAGGGACTCCGGCCTGTCGGTGGTCGTGATCGAGCACGACATGCGGTTCATCTTCAACCTCTGCGACCGGGTGCTCTGCCTGGTCCGTGGCGAGGCCCTGATCGAGGGCACGCCGGGGGAGGTCCAGTCGGATCCGCGGGTGATCGAGGCCTACATCGGCACCGGTGAGGACGACGACGAGGACGAGGTGGACGTCGCCGAGGCCCGGGTCCAGGACACTACTGTCAGCGAGCAGGAGGGGCAGTCATGA
- a CDS encoding ABC transporter ATP-binding protein, producing MTAMLEVRDLEVAYGKIVAVKKISFSVEQGQVVSLIGTNGAGKTTTLRTISGLLRPTHGEILFQGERIDQVPAHDIVSMGLAHSPEGRRIFPRLSVEENLLLGAFARNDHSAIRSDLDSAYDLFPILGERRKQPAGTFSGGEQQMLAMGRAMMSKPKLMMLDEPSMGLSPIMMKRIMSTVTELQKQGTTILLVEQNAQAALKRADYGYVLEVGKIVLSGTGRDLLTNDEVRKAYLGED from the coding sequence ATGACCGCGATGCTCGAGGTCCGCGACCTGGAAGTTGCCTACGGCAAGATCGTCGCGGTGAAGAAGATCAGCTTCTCCGTCGAGCAGGGCCAGGTGGTCTCGCTGATCGGCACGAACGGTGCCGGTAAGACGACCACGCTGCGGACGATCTCGGGTCTGCTCCGGCCGACGCACGGCGAGATCCTGTTCCAGGGTGAGCGGATCGACCAGGTGCCGGCCCACGACATCGTCTCGATGGGGCTGGCACACTCACCCGAGGGCCGGCGGATCTTCCCCCGGCTGTCGGTGGAGGAGAACCTGCTGCTCGGTGCGTTCGCGCGCAACGACCACTCGGCGATCCGGTCCGACCTGGATTCGGCGTACGACCTGTTCCCGATCCTGGGAGAGCGCCGCAAGCAGCCGGCCGGCACCTTCTCCGGTGGTGAGCAGCAGATGCTCGCGATGGGCCGGGCGATGATGAGCAAGCCCAAGCTGATGATGCTGGACGAGCCGTCGATGGGTCTGTCGCCGATCATGATGAAGCGCATCATGTCGACGGTCACCGAACTGCAGAAGCAGGGCACGACGATCCTGCTGGTCGAGCAGAACGCCCAGGCAGCCCTGAAGCGCGCCGACTACGGCTACGTGCTGGAGGTCGGCAAGATCGTCCTGTCCGGCACCGGCCGAGACCTCCTCACCAACGACGAGGTCCGCAAGGCCTACCTCGGCGAGGACTGA